CATTACCCGTTGTTTACTTTGCAACTGGAGTTAGTGTTGGTGTTTTTAATCGGATTATAAAAGAAATGATTACCTGCTGGGGATACGATGACACCGCATCAGATCAGGCTTTTCATCCAGCGCTTTGTGCCGAGAAAAATTATGATTTATGGCCTACATCGTAGATCCCACGGTGTTTGGCCAAATTTTCTAGAGCAGCGGACCTTTAGCGAGAAGATTGCAAGCCGCATTTTGCATCCGCAGAAGATCTACGGCCCTCTAACTGACAAGTTTTTTGTCCGTGAGTATGTGAGACAAAGGATAGGTAGTGAATACCTCACAAGATTATACGATGTAGTTTCCCGCGAGGATGACATTGATTTTGACAATCTTCCCAGTAGTTTTGCAATGAAAGCTACTCACGGGTCAGGTTGGGTAAAATTGATCACCGACAAGACGTTGACAGACTCCTCGGAGATTGTCGACGCTGCTGCCTCATGGCTGAAAATGAAATACTCTAAAATAAACCTAGAGAGACATTATGATTACATTCCGCCAATGATTGTATTTGAAGAGCTTCTCACCCTACGAGGTGAATTAGCCGACGATTTTAAAATTCATTGCTTTGAGAAAGGCGGTAATCGGCGCCAGATCGTACAGGTGCACACAGGCCGATTTACAGACCATCGCGTTAACCTATTCGACCGCGACTGGAGTCCTATCGATGTCAATCATTGGCACAGTAGAAAAGATCCAAGCAGTATACATAAGCCGGATAACTTGGATGAATTGCTCCGAGTCGCCGCAGAGCTATCGCGCGGCTTCAATTATGTAAGGGTAGATCTATACAATATCGATGGCCGAATTGTCTTTGGGGAGCTGACATTCACCCCAGGTGCAGCCAAGGACAAATTTAATCCGCCGGAAATGGATAGCGTCTGGGGAACGTACTTTGACTCAGATGAAATTTACTATCGGAAGAAATGAAAAATAGAGTGGATGCGCAGGTAGCTCGCAGCGGAGGGCATTCAGTCGGTAATGGCAGTCCGTCTAGGCCGTGATTGGACGGACCGCCACTCCCCATCGTTCCAGTTCCGTTCTAGTTGCTCGCAGAGGCGGTGCGGAGCGGCAGAATGGCAAGGCGAGAAGTCTTCGTGCAGGCCGAGGAGGTCGCCGCCGGCGTGCGGGAACGATCGGGTGACGAGCCGCTAGAGAGTGCTCGCCATCGCCCGATGGCCGCAGCGTCGGCTTAGCCGTGCCCTCCGAACCGAAGACGCCGGTCCGTGGCCGTCACCTCGAAGCCCTGCGCGCCTGCGCCGCTAACCCGGCGGGCTGCGCCAGGATGGCTATCCCGCCTGTGAGCAAGCTTAACCGTTCGTTAACCATGCTCGTTAATTGACTGTAAAGGATTTCACGTCGGCCGAACGGATATGCTGGATACGGTGGTTTGGGCCGCGATCTTTGTGGCGATCTCCTGCGGCATCCTGCTGATCTGCATCGATCTGCTGGAGGAGTGGGAGCATCCGGTTGTGGGCACCAGAGATGCGCCACATGAGAGCCCGACCGTTCAGCTGAAGCGATTGGCTCAGCAACTTGAACGGACGCAGCCGAGGCGCAGTCACGTAGGCTGACGTGGGATGGCGAGGATCTGCTGCCACGCAAGCTAAGCCCCCGTCGCCCGATCTGATCACGGGCTGACGGGGTTCGGTGCCGTTCCTCACGGCCCGGCGGATGAGGGTGGATCCGCTCGCGCCCTGATCAACTACATCACTGCTGCGGCATGCGCCTGATCGCGTCGACGTTCTCAGGCGAGAGGTCCGCTTCGAGGCTCCCGTGATGGTGGACCTCGGCTCGCTTGGCTTCGCTGTGGTGCGCTTTCACGGAAGGGGCTTTCTGATCCACCGAACCGGTCGTCATCGGCACGTTGCGGTTCGGCCAGTCCTCCACCTTCAGCGCCTTGGCAGGCTTCTGGTCGCCACAGCCATCGCAGACCGAGACCAACCACGACTGCCAGAGACCGTTGGTCTTCTCCTCAGCCGACTTCGCTTGCTCACGGTGAGCGGACGCCAACGCGACTGTGTCGAGGTCCGACTGCTT
This is a stretch of genomic DNA from Methylobacterium tardum. It encodes these proteins:
- a CDS encoding ATP-grasp fold amidoligase family protein, with the translated sequence MTPHQIRLFIQRFVPRKIMIYGLHRRSHGVWPNFLEQRTFSEKIASRILHPQKIYGPLTDKFFVREYVRQRIGSEYLTRLYDVVSREDDIDFDNLPSSFAMKATHGSGWVKLITDKTLTDSSEIVDAAASWLKMKYSKINLERHYDYIPPMIVFEELLTLRGELADDFKIHCFEKGGNRRQIVQVHTGRFTDHRVNLFDRDWSPIDVNHWHSRKDPSSIHKPDNLDELLRVAAELSRGFNYVRVDLYNIDGRIVFGELTFTPGAAKDKFNPPEMDSVWGTYFDSDEIYYRKK